The Thermosinus carboxydivorans Nor1 genome includes a window with the following:
- a CDS encoding DUF3343 domain-containing protein, producing MRLLCGIITFYSSQHAVQAEKVLAREGFTVELIPGPKDISPNCGVALKCDRDRLQAAGETLRRHKVMFEACYEYRLQPQKSLFDKLLGR from the coding sequence ATGAGGTTGCTTTGCGGAATTATAACTTTTTATTCCTCCCAACATGCCGTTCAGGCCGAGAAGGTGTTGGCCCGGGAAGGGTTCACGGTTGAACTGATACCGGGACCGAAAGACATCAGCCCTAATTGCGGCGTGGCGCTAAAATGCGACCGCGACCGCTTGCAGGCGGCTGGGGAAACGCTGCGTCGCCACAAGGTGATGTTTGAAGCCTGCTATGAATATCGTCTGCAGCCGCAAAAGTCGCTGTTTGACAAACTACTGGGGCGGTGA
- the nth gene encoding endonuclease III, producing the protein MRVTKAVKQQMLAILAEHYRGATTALNYSTPFELLIAVILSAQCTDERVNIITARLFPQYNTPAKILELGQNKLEEYIRDCGLFRSKARNIIATCEILCRDYGGEVPTRFEDLIKLPGVGRKTANVIVSQLFGTPAIAVDTHVFRVANRTGLAKGKTPHEVEDGLMRVIPRQDWASAHHWLIWHGRKVCKARQPACGVCPLNGLCPSREDATK; encoded by the coding sequence ATGCGTGTGACCAAAGCGGTAAAGCAGCAAATGCTGGCGATATTGGCGGAACATTACCGGGGCGCGACGACGGCGCTTAACTATTCAACGCCTTTTGAACTCTTGATTGCCGTGATTTTATCAGCCCAGTGCACCGATGAGCGGGTCAACATCATTACTGCCCGCCTTTTCCCACAGTACAATACGCCGGCCAAAATCCTCGAACTGGGGCAGAATAAACTTGAGGAATATATTCGGGACTGCGGACTTTTCCGCAGTAAGGCGCGCAATATCATTGCCACCTGTGAGATACTCTGCCGTGATTATGGTGGGGAGGTTCCCACCCGCTTTGAAGACTTAATAAAATTACCGGGAGTAGGCCGCAAAACAGCTAACGTAATTGTAAGCCAATTATTTGGTACACCGGCTATTGCCGTTGACACCCATGTGTTTCGGGTAGCCAACCGGACGGGGTTGGCCAAAGGCAAAACGCCCCATGAAGTAGAGGACGGGCTGATGCGGGTCATACCAAGGCAGGACTGGGCGAGCGCCCATCATTGGCTTATCTGGCATGGCCGCAAAGTTTGCAAGGCCCGCCAGCCGGCCTGCGGCGTCTGTCCGCTGAACGGTCTCTGCCCGAGCCGGGAAGATGCAACTAAATAA
- a CDS encoding metal-dependent hydrolase, with the protein MTTLRFLGHACFELSDGQTTLLFDPYLADNPFKIAGPDEVNCQYILVSHGHFDHLGDTVRIAKRTGATVISTAEVARLCGEQGVNSHAMHIGGKHTFDFGYVRITLAFHGAGVPGGHACGFIVNFHGTTVYFAGDTGLFGDMELLGRLEKIDYALLPIGDNFTMGPQDAVEAVGLLKPKNVIPMHYNTWPLIAQSPEDFKHQVETRYGTPVHIMQPGQVLTLK; encoded by the coding sequence ATGACGACCTTACGTTTTTTAGGCCATGCCTGTTTCGAGCTGAGTGACGGCCAAACAACGCTTCTTTTTGACCCTTATCTGGCAGATAACCCCTTTAAAATAGCCGGTCCGGACGAAGTGAACTGCCAATATATTCTCGTTTCTCACGGCCACTTTGACCATCTTGGCGACACGGTGCGCATTGCCAAGCGTACCGGCGCTACTGTCATTTCCACGGCGGAAGTGGCCCGTCTCTGCGGTGAACAGGGGGTTAACAGCCACGCCATGCACATCGGCGGCAAGCACACTTTTGATTTCGGCTATGTCCGCATCACCCTCGCCTTTCATGGCGCCGGCGTTCCTGGGGGCCACGCCTGCGGTTTTATTGTCAATTTCCACGGCACGACGGTCTACTTTGCCGGTGATACCGGCCTGTTCGGCGACATGGAACTGTTAGGCCGTCTGGAAAAAATCGACTACGCCCTGTTGCCCATCGGCGACAATTTTACCATGGGGCCGCAAGATGCCGTGGAAGCCGTAGGACTATTAAAACCGAAAAACGTCATTCCCATGCACTATAATACCTGGCCGCTCATCGCCCAGTCGCCCGAAGACTTCAAACACCAGGTGGAAACACGTTATGGGACGCCGGTACATATTATGCAGCCCGGCCAAGTTTTAACATTAAAATAA
- a CDS encoding FAD-dependent oxidoreductase — protein MEQTNVLLEVTVKGQVRQPGTYSVQPGHNLLDIVFSYAGGMATNRFLLKAVLVGGAAGHFVGEAELKQPVSQSQEIMVFDEGSCLVNVVRLLLVYNRVTLLSTRDAGCQVCTAAVAEAVKLLERLTTSVGTARDVAELARIAGSQNPDCPSRCAALRPLKTAMALWSDEFAAHGAARCPASICSEIMLSPCVNSCPANVDLPGTIALMQMGKFGDALALGRHDNPFFLTCGYVCEEPPCQKNCKRLNFDDAVYSQSLHRHAGDQAVRQAGSLVKALIHPTLKPGQVTGKKVAVVGAGPAGLTAAYFLVRLGHKVAVYEKNDTAGGMAAYGIPAYRLPRSVLAAEVAAIAALGVELKTGHALGRDITLAGLQEQYDAVLLAIGAGASRRLGIPGEDLPGVTPALAFLHQAATGGAADVGPRVLVVGGGNVAVDAARTARRLGAEQVDMMCVEDRFEMPATVHEIAGAEAEGVRIQVLTVPVEFSGDGRVAAVRYAPVEPGPYDAKGRRWPPKVLADQLREAEYDTVIVAIGQTPDLDCLADGGITRNGPFIAHTGGQAIGLSGVFVAGDCGGPVNTVVKAVGSGKEAAYVIHSHLTGRTDRLTSPLRGQLGCYTGDYTCLPAGRAQMPEQDAATRTRNFDLVELGLSDEQARYEMLRCICAAKGGMQ, from the coding sequence GTGGAACAGACCAATGTCCTGCTTGAAGTCACGGTCAAGGGCCAGGTACGGCAGCCCGGCACCTATTCCGTCCAGCCCGGCCATAATTTGCTTGATATTGTCTTTAGTTATGCCGGGGGAATGGCGACAAACCGGTTTTTGTTAAAAGCCGTATTAGTCGGCGGGGCGGCGGGCCATTTTGTCGGCGAGGCGGAATTAAAGCAGCCGGTCAGCCAGTCGCAAGAAATCATGGTTTTTGACGAAGGCAGCTGCCTGGTCAATGTCGTCCGCCTGCTGCTGGTTTACAACCGCGTTACTCTGCTCAGTACGAGAGATGCCGGCTGCCAGGTATGTACCGCCGCCGTGGCCGAAGCGGTCAAACTGCTGGAACGCCTCACCACTTCGGTAGGAACCGCGCGGGATGTGGCCGAACTGGCCCGGATCGCCGGCAGCCAAAACCCGGATTGCCCCAGCCGCTGCGCCGCTCTCCGGCCGCTTAAAACGGCAATGGCCTTATGGTCGGACGAGTTTGCCGCCCATGGCGCCGCACGGTGTCCGGCTAGCATTTGCAGTGAGATTATGCTTAGCCCCTGCGTCAATTCTTGTCCGGCCAACGTAGATTTGCCAGGGACGATTGCTCTAATGCAGATGGGGAAATTCGGCGATGCTTTAGCCCTGGGCCGGCATGATAATCCTTTCTTTTTAACGTGCGGCTATGTTTGCGAAGAACCGCCCTGCCAGAAAAACTGCAAGCGGCTTAATTTTGACGACGCGGTCTATTCGCAAAGTTTGCACCGGCATGCCGGCGATCAGGCAGTCAGGCAGGCCGGCTCGCTAGTCAAAGCATTGATCCACCCTACGCTCAAGCCGGGCCAAGTAACCGGTAAAAAAGTGGCGGTTGTCGGCGCCGGGCCGGCCGGTCTAACGGCGGCCTACTTCCTGGTCCGCTTAGGCCACAAAGTTGCGGTTTATGAAAAAAATGACACCGCCGGCGGGATGGCCGCCTATGGCATACCGGCCTATCGTCTGCCCCGGTCGGTACTGGCGGCGGAAGTCGCGGCCATCGCCGCTTTGGGCGTGGAGCTTAAAACCGGTCACGCGCTGGGGCGGGATATTACCCTTGCCGGGTTGCAAGAACAGTATGATGCTGTGCTGCTGGCCATTGGCGCCGGCGCCAGCCGCCGCCTGGGTATTCCGGGCGAAGACTTGCCGGGCGTAACGCCGGCGCTGGCGTTTCTCCATCAGGCGGCGACTGGTGGAGCGGCGGACGTCGGCCCTCGCGTTCTCGTCGTGGGCGGCGGCAACGTGGCGGTCGATGCGGCCCGGACCGCTCGCCGGTTAGGGGCTGAGCAGGTGGACATGATGTGTGTTGAAGACCGGTTTGAAATGCCGGCTACCGTGCACGAAATTGCGGGCGCTGAAGCAGAAGGGGTACGCATTCAGGTGCTGACCGTGCCGGTCGAATTCAGCGGTGACGGCCGGGTGGCGGCGGTACGCTACGCGCCGGTCGAGCCCGGCCCCTACGATGCCAAAGGCCGGCGCTGGCCGCCTAAGGTATTGGCGGACCAATTACGGGAAGCGGAATATGATACGGTGATCGTGGCCATTGGCCAGACTCCTGACCTGGATTGTCTGGCTGACGGTGGCATCACGCGGAATGGGCCGTTCATCGCCCATACGGGCGGCCAAGCAATCGGCTTGTCCGGCGTCTTCGTTGCCGGCGACTGCGGCGGTCCGGTCAACACGGTGGTAAAAGCCGTCGGTTCGGGCAAGGAGGCAGCATATGTCATCCATAGCCATCTCACCGGTCGCACCGACCGGCTGACTTCGCCACTGCGCGGGCAACTGGGCTGTTATACCGGCGATTATACCTGTCTGCCGGCGGGCCGGGCACAAATGCCGGAACAAGACGCAGCAACCCGGACGCGGAATTTTGACCTCGTCGAATTGGGACTGAGTGATGAACAGGCCAGGTATGAAATGTTGCGCTGCATCTGTGCCGCCAAAGGCGGTATGCAATAA
- a CDS encoding 4Fe-4S dicluster domain-containing protein has protein sequence MQVTRRTFLKISGAAIVTAAAFGATGALSANAELVRPPGAVAEADFRYLCLRCHQCIDTCPEKALASAHLGDGWSNAATPVLVSGCTLCMKCTQVCPSGALTPIAPQAAKMGTAVILENECVGCDKCIKPCPTGAISKVPGKRLVLVDPAKCTGCMSCVKACPVTPVAIKVTAAGAKRPPFSAAKS, from the coding sequence TTGCAAGTCACACGGCGTACCTTTCTAAAAATATCAGGGGCAGCGATTGTCACAGCCGCGGCCTTCGGCGCTACCGGCGCGTTGTCGGCAAATGCCGAGCTGGTAAGGCCGCCGGGCGCGGTGGCGGAAGCGGACTTTCGGTATTTGTGCCTGCGTTGTCACCAGTGTATCGACACATGTCCGGAAAAAGCGCTGGCCTCGGCCCATCTAGGTGACGGCTGGAGCAACGCCGCCACACCGGTGCTGGTCTCAGGCTGCACGCTGTGCATGAAATGCACCCAGGTATGTCCCAGCGGGGCGCTCACGCCCATAGCGCCGCAAGCAGCGAAAATGGGCACGGCGGTAATTTTGGAAAATGAATGCGTTGGCTGCGACAAGTGCATTAAACCCTGCCCAACCGGAGCCATCAGTAAAGTGCCGGGCAAACGGCTCGTTCTGGTCGACCCGGCGAAATGCACCGGCTGTATGAGCTGCGTAAAAGCCTGTCCGGTAACACCGGTAGCCATTAAAGTAACGGCAGCAGGGGCCAAGCGGCCGCCTTTCAGCGCTGCTAAGAGTTAA
- a CDS encoding methyl-accepting chemotaxis protein — protein sequence MSAIARIATVGSSQLVADELLEAARHFIPGLEGRAYAIKALTDHQVADLFICLPTRVDEAAQKIPRDKIVALELVPDAAFFVQVAQIPRGETVTVFNNNTAQAAKIAKYCQDVGINQVTFQYAPYDELPEPELAALLRDAHYIIGAEKIVGAGSVLHSRYHRYLRPDVKIIGARRVATASSVCAVIRWLTLFAHRQLAAEVAGISNQLNHQLQEITAITAEVSRSIDTTAATIQNINNHIGRQMARIRQTVDISQTLAAATHNIGGIADTIKHISSQTNLLALNAAIEAARVGEYGRGFAVVAQEVRKLAEESRKSTDTIRHSVGEIQGVVANIVPALTALSDDMTTTQRHIAGIVQASRQENNSLMEVAKSLESISGISDKLLGSVEKLLYD from the coding sequence GTGAGCGCAATCGCACGCATCGCAACAGTAGGCAGCAGTCAACTAGTGGCCGATGAGCTGTTGGAAGCGGCACGCCATTTTATCCCGGGTCTGGAAGGCCGCGCTTATGCCATTAAGGCCCTAACCGACCATCAGGTTGCCGACCTCTTTATTTGCCTGCCCACCCGGGTGGACGAGGCAGCGCAGAAAATTCCCCGCGACAAGATTGTGGCCCTTGAACTGGTACCCGACGCGGCGTTTTTCGTCCAAGTGGCTCAAATTCCCCGCGGCGAAACAGTAACGGTGTTCAATAACAATACCGCCCAGGCGGCCAAAATCGCTAAATATTGCCAGGATGTAGGCATTAATCAGGTAACGTTTCAATACGCGCCCTATGACGAACTGCCTGAACCCGAACTTGCGGCGCTGCTGCGGGACGCTCACTACATCATCGGTGCGGAAAAAATCGTCGGCGCCGGGTCGGTCCTACACAGTCGCTACCACCGGTATCTGCGCCCCGACGTCAAAATCATCGGGGCCCGACGGGTGGCTACCGCCAGCTCCGTATGCGCCGTCATTCGGTGGCTGACCCTTTTTGCCCACCGCCAACTGGCGGCAGAAGTGGCCGGCATCTCTAATCAACTTAACCATCAACTCCAGGAAATAACGGCAATTACCGCAGAAGTTTCTCGGTCGATTGACACTACAGCGGCAACCATCCAAAATATCAATAACCATATTGGCCGGCAAATGGCCAGAATCCGGCAAACAGTAGACATCTCCCAGACCTTGGCGGCGGCAACCCATAACATCGGCGGCATCGCCGACACCATCAAGCATATCTCCAGCCAGACCAACTTATTAGCCCTGAATGCCGCCATCGAAGCGGCACGGGTCGGCGAATACGGGCGCGGCTTTGCCGTTGTCGCGCAGGAAGTACGCAAACTGGCGGAAGAAAGCCGTAAATCTACTGATACCATTCGTCACTCTGTCGGTGAAATCCAAGGAGTAGTAGCCAATATCGTCCCTGCCCTGACGGCGCTGTCCGACGATATGACGACTACCCAGCGCCATATTGCCGGCATTGTCCAGGCATCCCGGCAAGAAAACAATTCGCTCATGGAAGTAGCGAAATCCCTGGAAAGTATCAGTGGTATCAGTGATAAACTGCTCGGCTCTGTTGAAAAGCTGCTATACGATTAA
- a CDS encoding aminotransferase class V-fold PLP-dependent enzyme, which translates to MPIYLDNAATSWPKDPAVLAAMAEYLAVVGGNPGRSGHTMSAAAARMVFDARENIARLFSCAAPERVIFTKNATEALNIVLFGVLKPGDHVITTAMEHNAVMRPLRRLEKDGVCLTVVPCDSTGQLEPQAVRRAITSRTRLVVMTHASNVAGTIMPVAEVGRITREAGVLFAVDAAQTAGSEEIDVTAANIDFLAFTGHKGLGGPQGTGGLVIGDGVKLPPLIYGGTGSLSESEYQPEFLPDKLESGTLNAIGIAGLGAAVAKLNAGGLAGIRQHKRELMAKLFAGLRDIRGITVYGAQTLAYNAGVISINVAGMVCSEVGLVLDRVFGIMTRTGLHCAPAAHKTLGTFPQGTVRLSVGQFTTTAEIDQTLNALSQIAEKVRCGL; encoded by the coding sequence ATGCCAATTTATCTTGACAATGCTGCAACGTCATGGCCGAAGGACCCGGCCGTGCTGGCGGCGATGGCGGAGTATCTGGCCGTTGTCGGTGGCAATCCCGGCCGCTCGGGCCACACCATGTCGGCCGCCGCTGCCCGGATGGTTTTTGACGCCAGGGAAAACATTGCCCGCCTGTTTTCCTGCGCCGCACCTGAGCGGGTGATTTTTACCAAAAACGCCACCGAAGCGCTAAACATAGTATTATTCGGCGTTCTAAAACCTGGCGACCATGTGATAACCACTGCCATGGAACATAATGCCGTTATGCGACCGTTGCGCCGGTTGGAAAAGGACGGTGTTTGCCTGACCGTTGTCCCTTGTGACAGTACCGGCCAGCTTGAGCCGCAGGCGGTGCGGCGGGCTATTACCTCCCGTACGCGGCTGGTGGTTATGACCCATGCGTCCAATGTGGCCGGTACGATCATGCCGGTTGCCGAGGTGGGACGCATAACCCGGGAAGCAGGCGTGCTTTTCGCCGTCGATGCCGCCCAAACGGCCGGTAGCGAAGAGATTGACGTTACTGCGGCCAATATAGATTTTCTGGCCTTTACCGGTCATAAAGGTCTTGGCGGTCCGCAGGGGACCGGGGGACTGGTTATCGGGGATGGGGTTAAGCTGCCGCCGTTAATTTATGGCGGCACCGGCAGTCTGTCCGAGTCGGAATACCAGCCTGAGTTTCTTCCCGATAAACTGGAAAGCGGTACGCTCAATGCTATCGGGATCGCTGGGCTCGGCGCCGCCGTGGCGAAACTGAACGCTGGTGGCCTGGCCGGCATCAGACAGCACAAGCGGGAACTGATGGCAAAACTTTTCGCCGGGTTGCGGGATATACGGGGCATAACTGTGTATGGCGCCCAAACGCTGGCGTATAATGCCGGGGTTATCTCAATTAATGTGGCAGGTATGGTCTGTTCCGAAGTCGGTCTGGTGCTGGACCGCGTGTTCGGCATCATGACCAGAACCGGTTTGCACTGCGCACCGGCGGCCCATAAAACGCTGGGCACTTTTCCCCAGGGGACCGTCAGGCTCAGCGTCGGCCAATTTACGACCACGGCGGAGATTGACCAGACCCTTAACGCCTTAAGCCAAATCGCGGAAAAGGTACGGTGCGGCCTATGA
- the tatC gene encoding twin-arginine translocase subunit TatC yields MESQEFYSLLSHIIARARRRLLWLILLLAGTSTLGYWWADGAMKYMFRMVRQVIFVSPAEAFVTKIKVALTIGLVLALPLLLYLLIGVVRTRVKGLTPTTHVLLTAVSFGLFTGGAAFCFYAVLPVGIQFLLDFATLEMQPLLSAGRFVSFVLMCLLVFGIMFELPLVIMLLTSMGILTVEKLRAKRRHAILGVFIIAGIITPSPDVLSQILLALPLLALYEIGIFLTRFCTRPVERLPELPADQQQLFM; encoded by the coding sequence ATGGAAAGCCAGGAATTTTACAGCCTGCTAAGCCACATCATCGCGCGGGCCCGCCGCCGCTTGTTATGGTTAATCCTGCTGTTGGCCGGTACCAGCACCCTTGGCTATTGGTGGGCCGACGGCGCCATGAAATACATGTTCAGGATGGTTAGACAGGTGATTTTTGTCAGTCCGGCTGAAGCTTTCGTCACCAAAATCAAGGTGGCATTAACCATTGGCCTGGTTCTTGCCCTGCCGCTACTACTTTATCTGCTGATTGGCGTGGTGCGCACCAGGGTGAAGGGGCTGACGCCTACTACTCACGTTTTACTCACCGCTGTCAGCTTTGGCCTGTTTACCGGCGGTGCGGCTTTCTGCTTCTATGCTGTATTGCCGGTCGGTATTCAGTTTTTACTGGACTTTGCCACTTTGGAGATGCAGCCACTGCTCTCGGCCGGGCGTTTTGTGTCGTTTGTGCTGATGTGTCTGTTGGTTTTCGGGATAATGTTTGAACTGCCGTTGGTTATCATGCTGTTGACCTCCATGGGAATATTGACGGTGGAAAAACTGCGGGCCAAACGGCGCCATGCGATTTTGGGCGTTTTTATCATTGCAGGGATTATTACGCCGTCGCCGGATGTACTGTCGCAAATTTTGCTTGCTCTCCCGCTGCTGGCCCTCTATGAAATCGGGATTTTTCTCACCCGGTTTTGTACGCGGCCTGTTGAGCGCCTGCCGGAACTGCCAGCCGACCAGCAGCAGCTTTTTATGTAG
- the moaA gene encoding GTP 3',8-cyclase MoaA gives MRDGYNRSIDYLRISVTDRCNFRCAYCMPPDGVKLLDHADILAYEEILYLIKVFNKYGVNKIRLTGGEPLVRKGIVDFIRALSSLGIIDDLSLTTNGSLLADMAEDLKAAGLHRVNVSLDTVDPERFRRITGSGSLERTLAGIEKAITIGLHPVKINVVLTSAFMDSDLSYFIEMVYRYPIAVRFIEYMPIGYDGTGPGMAPAEVKDRLNAAGLGMLEPATGSIGNGPAKYYRLPGAKGLFGFITPITEHFCGACNRMRLTADGKLRPCLLSNRELDLKTLLRAGASEQQLGEVFLRALSEKPAGHNLAAGQPSFRRKMSQIGG, from the coding sequence ATGCGCGACGGTTATAACCGCTCTATCGACTATCTTCGCATCTCCGTTACCGACCGCTGTAATTTCCGCTGCGCCTATTGCATGCCCCCTGACGGCGTAAAGCTGCTGGATCATGCCGATATTCTGGCGTACGAGGAAATACTGTATCTGATCAAAGTCTTTAACAAATACGGGGTGAACAAAATCCGCCTAACGGGCGGCGAGCCGCTGGTGCGCAAGGGTATTGTCGATTTTATTCGCGCGCTCAGCTCGCTCGGCATTATTGATGATTTGTCGCTGACGACCAATGGCAGCCTGCTTGCGGATATGGCTGAAGATCTCAAAGCCGCTGGACTTCACCGAGTCAATGTCAGCTTGGATACGGTCGATCCTGAGCGGTTTCGGCGCATCACCGGAAGTGGCAGTCTGGAGCGCACGCTGGCCGGGATTGAAAAAGCTATAACTATCGGCCTGCATCCCGTTAAAATTAACGTCGTTCTAACCAGTGCCTTTATGGACAGCGACCTGAGCTATTTTATCGAGATGGTTTACCGCTACCCTATTGCTGTCCGGTTTATTGAATATATGCCGATCGGCTACGACGGTACCGGGCCGGGAATGGCGCCGGCAGAGGTTAAAGACCGGTTGAATGCCGCCGGTCTGGGAATGCTGGAGCCGGCGACGGGCAGTATTGGCAATGGTCCGGCCAAATATTACCGCTTGCCGGGAGCCAAGGGTCTCTTTGGCTTCATCACCCCGATTACGGAACATTTCTGCGGCGCCTGCAACCGCATGCGGTTGACGGCCGACGGCAAGCTACGGCCTTGCCTCTTATCCAACCGGGAACTGGATCTCAAAACGCTGCTTAGGGCCGGGGCAAGCGAACAACAGCTCGGCGAAGTTTTTCTCCGGGCGCTGTCGGAAAAGCCGGCCGGGCATAATTTAGCCGCCGGGCAACCTAGCTTTCGTCGAAAAATGTCGCAAATTGGCGGATAA
- a CDS encoding 4Fe-4S binding protein, translated as MTPKQVKLVRTVIQVVFFFLLVVVLTGAFCAVRLGGSANLTCSLGMLQLTLGAREVLWGTVISGSLLLVVTVLLGRVFCGWVCPFGAVLDWLDKPLSRLRLAGNKVPSALLNPDNRHIKYGVLGGALLAAGILRYPAFCALCPVGTTCRTAGLQGLNIGLETAVLPLAASLDTVRKRFWCKVLCPIGALLGLFSRFSLLKIRLPWDRCTGCNRCEQACAMDNRPHQGGHDRLKTDPAVLTALVDLGVPDLLDRPGRYEDYPQSIKDLLKQKMKSLAVDHSECSRCYSCLAACPVTTREAAPSIAVQRSGLSA; from the coding sequence ATGACGCCCAAACAGGTGAAATTGGTGCGCACTGTCATTCAAGTTGTCTTTTTTTTCTTGCTTGTTGTGGTTTTGACCGGTGCTTTTTGCGCAGTGCGCCTGGGCGGCAGCGCTAATCTTACCTGCTCGTTAGGCATGCTGCAGCTGACGTTGGGGGCTAGAGAGGTGCTATGGGGGACGGTTATTTCGGGCAGTTTGCTTTTGGTTGTTACCGTGCTTTTAGGCCGGGTTTTCTGCGGTTGGGTGTGTCCCTTCGGCGCCGTCCTCGATTGGCTGGATAAACCGCTGTCTCGGCTGCGGCTGGCCGGTAACAAGGTACCATCGGCGCTTCTAAATCCCGATAACCGTCACATTAAGTATGGCGTGCTGGGCGGGGCGCTGCTCGCCGCCGGCATATTGCGCTATCCCGCGTTTTGTGCTCTTTGCCCGGTAGGCACGACCTGCCGCACAGCCGGTCTGCAGGGGTTAAATATAGGGCTGGAGACGGCCGTGCTGCCGTTGGCCGCCAGTTTGGATACGGTGCGCAAGCGCTTCTGGTGCAAGGTGCTATGCCCGATTGGAGCGCTCCTAGGGCTCTTTTCTCGGTTCAGCCTGCTTAAAATCCGCCTGCCCTGGGACCGCTGCACCGGCTGCAACCGCTGTGAACAGGCCTGTGCTATGGATAACCGGCCCCATCAAGGCGGTCATGACCGGCTTAAAACCGACCCGGCAGTGTTGACAGCCCTTGTTGACCTTGGCGTCCCCGATTTGCTTGACCGCCCCGGGCGGTATGAGGACTACCCACAAAGCATAAAAGACCTGCTCAAGCAAAAAATGAAAAGCCTGGCTGTGGACCATAGCGAGTGTTCGCGCTGCTATTCCTGCCTGGCCGCCTGTCCGGTCACAACCCGGGAGGCAGCCCCAAGCATCGCGGTTCAGCGCAGCGGCTTAAGCGCCTAA
- the tatC gene encoding twin-arginine translocase subunit TatC translates to MDQTRLSLVEHLTDLRKAIIVALLSFIIAAAVGYYLAPALFIALKKVLPVANIVYFGPIDGFYLHIRLAVLLGLVLAFPAIAASMVWFVAPGLYRQEKSILVIGGVVVVALFGLGAAYSLFVLLPRVMDFLLAFAPAGMMPFIAGEEYLNFIVSFLVYTGMAFNLPLFFFILLRYNLVSPSFVAGQRKACLGVLTSLALFLAPGGDLTLQLLFALPLYLLFEVALYTAKLIKKYSIHFWR, encoded by the coding sequence GTGGATCAGACGCGGCTAAGCCTGGTCGAACATTTAACGGATCTGCGAAAGGCGATCATAGTTGCCCTGCTTTCGTTTATCATCGCCGCCGCGGTCGGCTACTATCTGGCGCCGGCCCTGTTTATAGCGCTGAAGAAAGTGCTGCCTGTCGCCAATATTGTCTATTTCGGGCCCATCGACGGCTTTTACCTTCATATCCGCCTGGCGGTGCTTTTAGGATTAGTGTTGGCGTTCCCGGCCATTGCCGCGAGCATGGTCTGGTTCGTTGCGCCTGGCTTATACCGTCAGGAAAAGAGCATACTCGTTATCGGCGGGGTTGTGGTCGTGGCGCTTTTTGGCCTGGGGGCGGCTTACTCCCTGTTTGTGCTACTGCCACGGGTCATGGACTTTTTGCTTGCCTTCGCCCCTGCCGGCATGATGCCGTTCATTGCCGGAGAAGAGTACCTGAACTTTATTGTTTCTTTTCTCGTTTATACCGGAATGGCCTTTAATCTGCCGCTCTTTTTCTTTATCTTGCTGCGGTACAACCTTGTATCGCCATCCTTCGTGGCTGGCCAGCGCAAGGCGTGCCTGGGGGTGTTGACAAGTCTCGCGTTGTTTCTTGCCCCGGGGGGAGACCTTACTCTGCAGCTACTGTTCGCACTGCCCCTTTATCTTTTATTTGAAGTTGCTCTATACACGGCCAAACTTATTAAAAAGTACAGCATTCATTTTTGGAGGTGA
- the mobB gene encoding molybdopterin-guanine dinucleotide biosynthesis protein B, producing MVPVISIVGKSNCGKTTYLEKLIREMKRRGYKVGTIKHDVHGFDMDRPGKDTWRHAQAGADVVCISSPAKMAMIKKVEQELTLDEVVSFVDGVDIIFTEGYKREGKRKIEVFRQAVCDRPLCSKEELLAVVSDVVLYDDVPHFGLDDAAPLADFLVAHVLIKG from the coding sequence ATGGTTCCGGTGATTTCCATTGTCGGCAAATCTAATTGCGGCAAAACCACCTATCTTGAAAAGCTGATTCGGGAAATGAAGCGGCGCGGCTATAAAGTTGGTACGATCAAACACGACGTCCATGGCTTTGATATGGACAGACCGGGCAAGGACACTTGGCGGCACGCCCAGGCCGGTGCTGATGTGGTCTGCATTTCGTCGCCTGCTAAGATGGCCATGATTAAAAAAGTTGAGCAGGAATTGACGCTTGACGAAGTAGTGTCGTTCGTGGACGGTGTAGATATTATTTTTACCGAAGGTTATAAACGGGAAGGCAAACGCAAAATTGAGGTATTCCGCCAAGCCGTCTGCGACCGGCCTTTATGCAGCAAAGAAGAGCTGCTCGCCGTCGTATCCGACGTCGTCCTCTATGACGATGTGCCCCACTTCGGTCTTGATGACGCGGCGCCGCTGGCCGACTTTTTGGTCGCTCACGTTTTGATAAAGGGCTAG